Genomic window (Acidimicrobiales bacterium):
TCCGCCGGCTGGACCTCCCCGACGGCTCCGTCGTCTTGGACCTGGCCTGTGGCACCGGCGACCTCTGCCGGGACCTGGAGCGGGCCGGCTTGGCACCGATCGGCATGGACCTCTCCTGGGGAATGCTGGCCGCCGCCCGTACCGGCGCCCCGCTGGTGCACGGCGATGCCCTGCGCCTCCCGGTGGCCGACGGCGCGGCGGACGGCGTCACCTGTGGGTTCGCCCTGCGCAACCTGATCGGCCTCGAGCCCTTCTTCGCCGAGCTGGCCCGCGCCCTGCGACCGGGTGGCCGGATCGCCATCCTGGAGGTGGACAGCCCACCGAACCCGTTACTGCGCCTGGGACACGGCCTCTATTTCGGGCGGGTGGTGCCCTTCATCGGCGGCCTGCTCTCCGACCGTGACGCCTACCGCTACCTGCCACGATCGGTGGCATACCTGCCATCCGAGGAGGACCTGCTGGCGACAATCGCGTCAGCCGGTTTCGTCAGCGTGGCCAAGGAGCGGTGCAGCGGCGGAATAGCCCAGCTGCTCACCGCAACCCGGGCCTGACCGCCTGACCGGATCCGACGGCTCCCGGTCAGGCCGAAAGCGCCAGAACCACGGTCGCCGATCAGGCTGAGAGCGCCAGGCCGGCGGCCAACAGGATCCCTGCCGCCAGCTGCGTCCTTCCGGTCCGCTCCAGCACGCCGATCAGGTCCCGACCCTCGGCTCCGCCCAGCACCACCCGCACGGCCGGGCCGGCCAGGACCCCCGCGCCGAGGACCAGGAATGCCCAACGCCGGTCCAGGGCGCACAGGGAGCCCACGACCAGGGCTCCGTCCACCAGGACGACGTAGAGGACCCGGGTCCTACGGTCGCCCATGCGGACGGCCAACGTGCGCTTGCCGGCCTCGGCGTCGGCCGGACGGTCCCTCAGGTTGTTCACCACCAGCAGGGCACAGGCCAGGAGTCCCACGGCGGTGGCCGCCGCCCAGGCCACGGCGGGTACCTGCCGCTGGTGCACGTAGGTGCTGCCGACGGTCGCCACCAGGCCGAAGAAGACGAAGACGAACACCTCGCCCAGGCCCAGGTATCCGTAGGGACTCGGTCCGCCCGTGTAGAGCCAGCCGGCGGCCATCGACGCGGCTCCGACCACCAGGAGCCACGGCGTGACCGCTGCCGCCAGGAGGAGGCCGGCCACGGCAGCCACGCCGAAGGCGCCCAGCATCGCTAGCCGGACCTCCTGCGGGGTGGCCAGGCCGGATCCCACGAGGCGTTGCGGCCCCACCCGGTCCTGGCCGTCGGTGCCCCTCACGCCGTCCGAGAGGTCGTTGGCGTAGTTCGCCGCCACCTGGAGTGCGAGGGCCACCACGAGGGCGGCGGCGGCCCGCCACCAGACGATCCCGGACCCGGCAGCCACGGCGGTACCCACCAGTACCGGGACTACGGCAGCTGGCAGCGTCGGGAGTCGGGCACCGAGGATCCACCGCTGCATCCCGGCAGTCTGCCAGCGTGCCCGCCCGCTGGCCGCTATCCGTCGGCGGAGCCCGGCGGCAACGCAACGGGCCGCCACCAGGGTCTCGGCGGCAACGCAGCGGGCCATCACTAAGGTCCGGGCGATGAACCTCCTCGGCGACGAGACCAGCCCCTACCTGCGACAGCACGCCGACAACCCCGTCCACTGGTACCCGTGGGGACCGCTTGCAATGGCCGCCGCTGTCGAACGGGACGTGCCCATCCTGCTGTCCGTCGGCTACTCGGCGTGCCACTGGTGCCACGTCATGGCCCACGAGTCGTTCGAGGACCCGGTCATCGCCGCGACCATGAACGAGGGCTTCGTGAACGTGAAGGTGGACCGGGAGGAGCGTCCCGACGTCGACTCGATCTACATGGATGCCGTCACCTCCCTGACCGGTCGGGGCGGCTGGCCCATGACAGTGTTCTGCCATCCAGACGGACGACCCTTCCACGGCGGCACCTACTGGCCGGACCGTCCCAGGGGCGGGATGCCCTCCTTCCCGCAGGTTCTGGCCGCGGTCAGCGAAGCCTGGCAGAACCGTCGTGACGACCTGGACGGCATGGGCGACCGGCTCACCGCCACGATGGGCCGCCACGCCGAGGTGGAGCCCTCCGACGCGCCCCCGGGTCCCCGGACCCTCGCCGGCGCCGCCGTCCACATGGTCCAGGTCCACGACCTTGAGTGGGGTGGATTCGGTGGAGCCCCCAAGTTCCCACAGGCCATGAACCTCGAGGCGCTGCTGCGCCACATCGCCACCACCGGGGACATACCGGCGAATCTCATTCTCACACGGACACTGGATGCCATGGCCTCAGGCGGGATCTACGACCACCTTGGTGGCGGGTTCTCCCGCTACTCGGTGGACCGCTACTGGCTGGTCCCCCACTTCGAGAAGATGCTCTACGACAACGCCCTCCTGGCCCGCGCCTACCTGCACGGCTGGCAGGTCCTCGGACACGACCATTGGCGGCAGGTGGCATCCGAGACCATCGAATACGTGCTGCGAGACCTCCGCCACCCCGACGGCGGGTTCCTCTCGGCGGAGGACGCCGATTCCGAGGGAGTCGAAGGAAAGTTCTACGTCTGGTCTGAGGCAGAGGTCCGTGAGGTGTGCGGGGTCGATGCCGACGCTGCCGTCTCCTGGTACGGGATGTCCGAGAACGGCAACTTCGAAGGCGCCAACATCCTGCACAGGCCGGTCCGCGGCGACCTGTCGAGGCCCGACGACGTGGAGCGGGCCCGACAGGCCCTCTTCGCCCGACGGGAGGCCAGGGTCCGTCCGGGCCTTGACGACAAGGTCCTGACCGAGTGGAACGGCCTGATGCTGGCCACCCTGGCCGATGCCGCCATGGCGATGGGCCGCGAAGACTGGATGGAGGCCGCCCGGACCAACGGCGACTTTCTGTGCAGGACGCTGCAACGCGCCGACGGCCGATGGCTGCGCTCCTGGCAGGCCGACGGAGGCGCCAGGGCGCTCGGCTACGCAGCCGACCATGCGGCGATGGTGGACGGCCTGACCCGGCTGGGCGAGGCCACCGGCGAGGCCCGCTGGACCGAGGCGGCCATCTGCAGCGCCGACGTCCTGCTGGAGCGCTTCAGCGACGATGCCAACGGCGGCTTCCACATGACCGGCAGCGACGCAGAGGCCCTGGTCAGGCGTCCCAAGGACCTGATGGACAACGCCCAGCCGTCGGCCAACAGCCTTGCCGCCGTCGGCCTGCTCCGCCTCGGAGCCCTGGTCGGCGACAGCCGCTATACGGAGGCCGCTGAGGGCGTGCTGCGGCTCCTCGGCGACCGAGTGGCCGAGCACCCCACGGCGTTCGGCCACCTGCTGGGTGCCGTCGACCTGTTCCACTCGGGAATCACCGAGGTGGTGGTCACCGGCGACCGACCGGATCTGGTGGCCGCGGCCGGCGGGACATGGCGACCGAACGTGGTCCTGTCATGGGGTGAGCGCATCCCGGGCCCGCTCTGGGAGGGCCGTGACGGGGACCGCGCATGGGTCTGCCGGGACTTCGCATGCCGGGCCCCGGTGGACACCCCCGACGGCCTCCGGGCCGAACTGGGCTGAGGTCCTGACCACCCGGCCGTCGTGGGCCACAGGCCTGCTATCAATGCCACCCGTAGCCAACGACAATCAGGAGGCCCACCAGTGCTCTTCCACATCACCCACCACCACGACGAGACCACCTGTCCAGCGCACGACGAGGCTGTGGTTGCCGAGACCTTCGGTGCAGTGCTCGGCACGCTCAAAGAGAACGTGAACGAGGTGATCGGCGCCTGGGTGGATCCACCCGGACATGACTTCTTCTTCGTGGTCGATGCCGACGACGCGGGACAGATATTCACCGGCCTGTTCCCGATCGTCTCCGCCGGGACTGCGAAGGTCCAGCCGGTCGGCGACTATGTGGCAATGATGAAGGTGCGCGAGCAGATGAATGCATGACCGGCTTGGCCCTACCTACGTGGCAGGTCAGGGCTTCCAGATTTAGGCAGCCGCCTTCTCCAAGATGTGGATGCCGCACGCCGAGCCGAGGCCGATCACGTGTGTCAGGCCGACCTTCGCGCCCTCGATCTGGCGGTCGCCGGCCTCGCCACGGAGGTGGGTGGTGACCTCGTAGACGTTGGCCACGCCGGTGGCGCCGATCGGGTGACCCTTGGAGATCAACCCGCCCGAGACGTTCACAGGGGTCGGACCGTCGCGGAAGGGGCCACCCGAGTCGATGAACTCGCCGGCACCGCCACGCTCGCAGAGGCCTAGGTTGTCGTAGTGGATCAGCTCGGCGGTAGCGAAGCAGTCGTGCAACTCGACGAGGTCCAAGTCCTCCGGGCCAACGCCGGCCGCCTCGTAGGCCTGGGCGGCGGCGTTGCGGGTCAGGGTGTTCACGTCAGGCTGTACCTGGCCGCTCTCCACCCAGGGGTCACTAGTCAGCACCGAGGCCGAGATCTTCACGGCCCGCTTCTGCACATCGTCGGGCATGGAGCGGAGGCGCTCCTCGGAGACCAACACGGCGGCGGCCGCACCGTCGCCGGTCGGACAGCACATCAGCAGGGTGTTGGGGTAGCTCTGCACCGGTGAGCCCATGATCTCCTCCATGGAGAACTCCTTGCGGTACTGGGCCAACGGGTTCAGCGTGGAGTGCTGGTGGTTCTTGTAGGCCACCCTGGCGAACTGCTCGAAGCCGACGCCGTCGTAGTCACACGCGTACTCCATGCCCGCCTGGGCAAAGACGCCGGGCATCGTCTCGGTCCCGAGGATGCCGTCGACGCCGGTCACCGCTCCGTAGCGGCCTGTGGGCTCGAAGACCTTCTCCTCGGCCTTGCTGCCACCACGCAGCAGGCCCATCTTGCCCATCTGCTCTACGCCGAAGGCCAGGCCCATCTGCGCCTCCCCGGCCTTGATCGAGAGGTAGACGGTGCGCAGGGCCGTCGCCCCGGTGGCACACGCGTTGGTCACGTTGAACACCGGTATGCCGGTCTGGCCGATCTGCTTCTGCACCCGCTGGCCCATGCCCGACTGGGCCTGGAAGAGCGTGCCGGCGCCCATCACGTCCATGTCGTGGATGGTCACCCCGCCGTCCGCCAACGCGTCCATGCAAGCCCGCGAGGCCAGGTCGACCGCGTCCAGCTCCGGGTAGCGGCCGAACCGGGTCATGGACGTTCCGAGGATCCAGACTGCGTCGCTCATTCCTAGTTCTCCTTCTATCGTCCGTAGGGTCAGGCAGCCGCGTAGCCGAAGGCCACGCAGTCGGTGCCGTTGTCGTCTGTGCCGCAGCTGAAGGTGGTGAACCGGAGGCGCATTCCCAGCTCCGCTGTCATCGGGTCCTCCAGCCCGACCACGTTGGCCCGCACCGAGGTGCCGTCATCGGTCTTCACGATGGCCGACACGTACGGCACCGGTATGCCGGGGGCCGCCCGGTAGACGATGCTGAAGGAGCGCAGGGTGGCGTCGTCCGCGACGCGCACGGGCCTGAACTCATCCTTCCCACACTTCGCGCAGGCATTGCGCCGGTCGAAGTAGCGGGCCTGACAGCCGGTGCACTCACTGGCCTCCAGGTGCGGGTCGTCCCCGAGGCGCAGGTAGTCGACGATCGGCAGCAGGGCCGGAATCTCGGCGCTCTCAGACGATTCCTCAGTCATGCGGTCTCCTCCGGACGTGGCGCACGGTCACGCCAACGGGCCGGACACTACCGACCCTCCCATCGACCCTCCCATTCGGGCCCATGTCGGAGGATCCTCCGGCACCGCAACCCGGACACACGGAGAGACCAGCGACCGGATCACCAGGAGCCGCGGTGCAGGACCTCGCCGAGCGGACGCCGGCCCCTGGCTGCCGACCGGCTGGAGCGGGCTGCGGATGGTTCCGGATGGCCGATCGCCACCGTGCCGACGGCGCGGGCCTCGTCGGGAACGCCGAAGCGGCGACGTACCGCATCCTCGTGTTCGAAGAGCCCAAAGAAGCAGCAGGCCAGGCCCGTCTCGACGGCCAGGAGCTGGAGGGCCAGGGCCGCGAACGCCGCGTCGGTCAACCAGTACGGGACCGTCCATGCCTCCGAGCCGGCGCCGAGGCCGGTCGGCGCCTTGTCCGGTTCCCCGTAGCGGGATACGTAGAGACCTGGCAGGCCGAACGGCACGACGAGTGCTGGGACATTCAGGAGCCCCGGCCAGGGAAACCCCCCACGCCGATCGGCGGGAAGGGTGGTGTCCCAGTAGGCCCCCACGTCGACGCCCTCCAGGACCAGGAACTCGACGCCCTGGCAGTTGCCGGCGGTCGGGGTGCGTCGTGCCAGGTCGACGAGGTCGTCAAGCAGGCCGGCGGCCAGGGGTTCGGGAGTGAACGACCGGCAGGACCTGCGGTAGCCCAGGGCGTCGGAGACGGTCACCGGAGGCGGCGCCACCGCCGGATCAGAGGTGCTTCTCGAGGTCCTCGGCGAGCGCCCAGCCGAAGGCCACCAGCACGTCGCCGTTCGCCACGTCCAGCGCATCGAAGTAGGCGGCCACGTCCGCTTCGATCTTCTCCGGCTTGAGGCTGGAGTGGTCGAACAGGCAGGCCTGGGTGCCCTTGCCCGGTGAGACGAAGCGGCGTTCGTCGTAGGCCAGGGTGGATAGGCCAAAACGCTTCACGAACCGTCGACCCCACGCCCTCTCCTCGCCGGAGGCCTTGTGGCCGGGACGGGGGACGATGTCGGAGAGGGCCCTGTAGGCCTCGAACCCCGAGGGTTCGTTGAACCGGGAGCCGATGATCACGTCCTCGTCCGGGAAGGCGAGCACGGCCCGACGCAACTGCTCGGCGACCAGCGCCCGGAGCACCGTGTCACGCCTGGAGGTCCTGTGAACCGAGGCCAGGCCCACGATGACGCTCGGCGTCCCGCCGATGCGCTCCAGGGTGCAGAAGGCGAAGCCCTTCAGGCGGCCACCCTCGCGGACGGTGGTGATGAGCACCCACTCCTCGGTCTGCTTGGAGATCAGCCCGATGCCGAATGGGTTCGGCCCCATGGCGCAGAGATCCGCCATCTCCTCGATCTCGGCGTCGCCGAGCATCGTGCAGTCCTTGGTCTCGACCTCGATAGCCATCGGCCCAGATGCCTCCGAATCCGCCTGTGGTACCCACTCCATCCTGCCGGTCGATGGCCTTGTTCCCAACCCGGCAGCTCACCGGGGGCCGCAGGGGGCCGATCGGGGGGGGCCGGTCATCCGAAAACTCAACCGACCAGAACCGAGTCCGCTCCCAGCAGCACCCTGATCTCGCCCACCAGTCCACTGGCCGGATCCACCGAGAAGTCGTCCGGGAGGCGCAGCACCTGGCTGTCGCCCAGGTGGAGGTAGACCTCGGAGTCGCCGGGATGGGCCACCAGCAGCACCTTGAGCTCCTCGATGGTCTCC
Coding sequences:
- a CDS encoding ubiquinone/menaquinone biosynthesis methyltransferase encodes the protein MSASDSPTPDPTQPLPEGEAKATAMRSMFDAIAPRYDLVNRIMTFRLDVQWRRRTVRRLDLPDGSVVLDLACGTGDLCRDLERAGLAPIGMDLSWGMLAAARTGAPLVHGDALRLPVADGAADGVTCGFALRNLIGLEPFFAELARALRPGGRIAILEVDSPPNPLLRLGHGLYFGRVVPFIGGLLSDRDAYRYLPRSVAYLPSEEDLLATIASAGFVSVAKERCSGGIAQLLTATRA
- a CDS encoding 1,4-dihydroxy-2-naphthoate polyprenyltransferase, with protein sequence MARCVAAETLVAARCVAAGLRRRIAASGRARWQTAGMQRWILGARLPTLPAAVVPVLVGTAVAAGSGIVWWRAAAALVVALALQVAANYANDLSDGVRGTDGQDRVGPQRLVGSGLATPQEVRLAMLGAFGVAAVAGLLLAAAVTPWLLVVGAASMAAGWLYTGGPSPYGYLGLGEVFVFVFFGLVATVGSTYVHQRQVPAVAWAAATAVGLLACALLVVNNLRDRPADAEAGKRTLAVRMGDRRTRVLYVVLVDGALVVGSLCALDRRWAFLVLGAGVLAGPAVRVVLGGAEGRDLIGVLERTGRTQLAAGILLAAGLALSA
- a CDS encoding thioredoxin domain-containing protein — encoded protein: MNLLGDETSPYLRQHADNPVHWYPWGPLAMAAAVERDVPILLSVGYSACHWCHVMAHESFEDPVIAATMNEGFVNVKVDREERPDVDSIYMDAVTSLTGRGGWPMTVFCHPDGRPFHGGTYWPDRPRGGMPSFPQVLAAVSEAWQNRRDDLDGMGDRLTATMGRHAEVEPSDAPPGPRTLAGAAVHMVQVHDLEWGGFGGAPKFPQAMNLEALLRHIATTGDIPANLILTRTLDAMASGGIYDHLGGGFSRYSVDRYWLVPHFEKMLYDNALLARAYLHGWQVLGHDHWRQVASETIEYVLRDLRHPDGGFLSAEDADSEGVEGKFYVWSEAEVREVCGVDADAAVSWYGMSENGNFEGANILHRPVRGDLSRPDDVERARQALFARREARVRPGLDDKVLTEWNGLMLATLADAAMAMGREDWMEAARTNGDFLCRTLQRADGRWLRSWQADGGARALGYAADHAAMVDGLTRLGEATGEARWTEAAICSADVLLERFSDDANGGFHMTGSDAEALVRRPKDLMDNAQPSANSLAAVGLLRLGALVGDSRYTEAAEGVLRLLGDRVAEHPTAFGHLLGAVDLFHSGITEVVVTGDRPDLVAAAGGTWRPNVVLSWGERIPGPLWEGRDGDRAWVCRDFACRAPVDTPDGLRAELG
- a CDS encoding thiolase family protein — protein: MSDAVWILGTSMTRFGRYPELDAVDLASRACMDALADGGVTIHDMDVMGAGTLFQAQSGMGQRVQKQIGQTGIPVFNVTNACATGATALRTVYLSIKAGEAQMGLAFGVEQMGKMGLLRGGSKAEEKVFEPTGRYGAVTGVDGILGTETMPGVFAQAGMEYACDYDGVGFEQFARVAYKNHQHSTLNPLAQYRKEFSMEEIMGSPVQSYPNTLLMCCPTGDGAAAAVLVSEERLRSMPDDVQKRAVKISASVLTSDPWVESGQVQPDVNTLTRNAAAQAYEAAGVGPEDLDLVELHDCFATAELIHYDNLGLCERGGAGEFIDSGGPFRDGPTPVNVSGGLISKGHPIGATGVANVYEVTTHLRGEAGDRQIEGAKVGLTHVIGLGSACGIHILEKAAA
- a CDS encoding OB-fold domain-containing protein, with translation MTEESSESAEIPALLPIVDYLRLGDDPHLEASECTGCQARYFDRRNACAKCGKDEFRPVRVADDATLRSFSIVYRAAPGIPVPYVSAIVKTDDGTSVRANVVGLEDPMTAELGMRLRFTTFSCGTDDNGTDCVAFGYAAA
- a CDS encoding nitroreductase family protein, with product MAPPPVTVSDALGYRRSCRSFTPEPLAAGLLDDLVDLARRTPTAGNCQGVEFLVLEGVDVGAYWDTTLPADRRGGFPWPGLLNVPALVVPFGLPGLYVSRYGEPDKAPTGLGAGSEAWTVPYWLTDAAFAALALQLLAVETGLACCFFGLFEHEDAVRRRFGVPDEARAVGTVAIGHPEPSAARSSRSAARGRRPLGEVLHRGSW